The genomic segment GTAGACTAAGTTATGTGAGCATTATCTTGTTGAATATAACACAACAGATAACCAAAATTTGAGCTTTATTCCATAACCTTATTTTTGCGGACATGAAAACtcgaataggagagagagagagagagagagagagagagagagagagagagagagagagagagagagagagagagagagagagagagtggggggggatattgatagaacagtttttccttgcttttccttGCAGAATATGAAGATTGAGCTacctacagttttttttttttttttaggacagTAGGAGAGATTTCATGATAAACATAAGCCTTCTTCGAAACAAGACCAAAGAGAATGTAATGTGTCATTAAGATTCATACAAATTCTTTTAAACTTGTCGGTAATGTTCATAATATCTAGTAAATGCTCCTGAAGTTATTTGGGAGAAACACGTTCATTTTTATATCAGTTATagatatattcatttattttcgctGCACGGATATGTGAAACTTACGGATATATACTGACATGTAATAAATTCATGATTAAAGAAAGGCAAGGATGCAGGTATATGATAAATACGCTAACTAGTGAAAAGCTTTGTATTGCACAACATCATGATACATAACTATGTATGATTATGTGCTTTGATGAAAATACCAACACATCTTAACATTATTCCACCAACAATTTGAAAACTGATCAGAAACAATAGTTAACTTTGTCCAAGGGAGAACCAAGTGGATTTGTTTCACTCCAGTCATTGTTAACCTGTTGTATTTCTAATATGATTTTAACTCCCAATGACATACATATAACGTTCAGCCCCTTAAGCAAATGGCCTGTCTTCCTGGTGTGGTGCTCgggagaaggtggaaggaaggacaggcaCAAGTCTCTGCGGCTCGTTGGGCAAGAAAGGCATCAGGTCCCAATAGATGTCAGACTCGAAGAACTGGTCGAGCTTCTCTGGCTTGATCTCAACAACTGGCCTAATTTCATGAGTTTGTACAACAGCATCCGACAGTCGGTCACACGGCCCTATTATTGCCTCCTTCTCGCATTTCTTCTGCTGGTTGTCATAGAGGTAGCCGGATGGGCAGCTGAAGAGAAATCCTGATGGAAACAAATAGATTATTTATTGACATGATAAAGTGACGGATGAGACATTCTTGGATGGGAACAGTTTTTGGTGTGAAACGTTTATAAGAATAGTTGATGAAATTCATAgatggttagtgtgtgtgtgtgtgtgtgtgtgtgtgtgtgtagcctacGATACTCATCTGTATATTGCGGAAACACCAATTCATGAACGAAGTGAGTTGATGAGTAATGGATAAGTAACTGAATAAACTTAGTAAACGACATAACTACCCAAAAGTAATAACTAGAGGATTATGAAAAGCTTGCTTAGTTGCCACTTGTCACTTGCCTTCGACACTTGGCACTTGCCTTCAACAGCGGCGGTCGAAGTGATTGGCCCTGTGGTCTGGTAACTTGATTTTGTATTATATACACGTAAACCTCTCTTTCCGTATACGTGTACGTGTGTATATTATTTACTGTACTGTGTGTGCAGCAACAAATAGGTATGGAAACTTACAAAGGCTAGAACAATGGACTATTGTGTATTTATCCGTGAACTCGTCATGTGTCTATACTGTGTGGAAGAGAAGGCAAGAACGTGCAGAAGCttaggaaggaaggggtgaatGGATGGACACGTCCTCACATATTATAAGAGCGACAGCCTGAGGGAGTATCAAGGATAACTGTGCAAGAGGAAGTATCGCCATGTCaaggtatggtgtgtgtgtgtgtgtgtgtgtactgaagtTGTAGTTTCAGAGTATGAATGGCTACTAGGCTGATATGTGTTGTGCAATATTCAAAGCTTTTATGATgtaaaactgcaataaaaatcCGCACAGTTATTTTGAATTCAGTATTCAAAGGAATAATGATATCAGTGCAAGGAGTGCTATTCATTGGCTGGGGCATGACCGCACCAGACAAATGAACACATGCAGGCCTGTAGTCTTGTAATCAGAAAGTTAAACTAAGTGTTTTTATTACACCATTCATCACATTTTAACTACCACACCTGCAGCTTTAAGCATGTTACTGTTATAGAATGGGAGATGTATTAATTAAATAGCTAGATCATAATaagctattatttttttccataaattcTTTAATGAGACATAATTTTTGCCCCTCCCTTTGTGATGTAATTAACTGCGTTAATCAGAATTTTTACTGATGTAGTTTATAAGGATTGAGAACTGTGTTTGTCTCTGGTCGTGTATGCAGAAAGAACCAGCAGGACCCAGACCAGTCAGTTTTAAGGACTGGGTGCCCATTATACTGTATGTATATAGATCatggtgttttgatgtgtttggaataagacaaaaaatttgttttattaacAATACAAAAAGATTAACACTTTATCatataataaagataaatattgtAATGATGAAAATTTTTGAAGTAATTACATCTTATTATGAGTGACAGCTCTATATGCTAAGTACCTAATTAATATAAAGACTGACTCACCTTTTATTGTGCAGCCCATTGTCACCACACATTTGTAGAACCGTACACAGTCTGAGGCATAAGGGAAAAATCCTTCCTCCAGGCAATCAAATACTGTGGTTGGGTCCAGCTGAAAGtttttgatgataatgatacaaGTGACGATAAGTGAtagttataatgataatgatgataattcaTATATGCTGTACATTAATAATGATATGTATTAGTGTCAACTGATAAGTATATACCAATATGCTGTAATCCAAGCTGAAGTTCCTTAAAAGTGAGTAGCTAAGACAaggtatcctctctctctctctctctctctctctctctctctctctctctctctctctctctctctctctctctctctctctctctctctctctctctctctctctctctctctctctctctctctctctctctctctctctctctctctctctcttacacacacacacacacacacacacacacacacacacacacacacacacacacacacacacacacacacacacattgtttagtgtagtggttagcacactcAGCTCACAGCCAAGGAGGCCCGGGGCACAGCCAAGGcggtgaggcaaatgggcgaacctcttaatgtgtagcccatgttcacctagcagcaagtaggtatgggctgtaacctgaggggttgtgaccctgcggtcctggtgtgtggtgtgtgaatgGTCCCAGTCCTACCaaaagatcagtcactatgagctctgagctctttctgtaggggaatggctggctgggtgaccagcagatgttATCAAAGTATGTATTGATGCTGTGTATAGAACACCTAAGTCATTAACATCTAAAGTTAAGCAAATCATGGAGACAGAAAATTTGAGGTAAAAAAACAGCCTACATCTACTTTTGCCTTTTAATTCTAATTTGAATTTTAAATGAAAGAGTGTTTATGAAGGTAAATGGGTCATCATGGTCAATCTGGTCAAGATTTTGGGTTGCAGCCaaaaaaggttaagaaccactgctgTAGAGGCTCTTAAGTTCACATTCCATTTGTATTTTCCTTACTGTTCTCCATTCAACACTGTCATGTGTAACTATTCTTCCTTGCTCCACATATATGAATTTTGCAACTGATGCTATCTTCACACTTCTGTCCACTTTTATTCATAATCTTTTCCTTAGCCTTACACCTTTCACATCAGgcccaattatttttttcataaatcactttttcttcattctcactATATGCTGAAACTATTAAGACAATCCCTTATGCTAGTTCTCCTTCATACTTTTTCATTAATCACTTGAGTGATGTACAGGGTGTAACACTAGTTTCTGCAGATATTGCCAGAAGTTATTCCAAgtggaaaatgttctatgcatatgtgcattttgaggcgttgtttaGCCATGGTATGAAATTCAAGGGTGGCCTGGCAACAGATACAATGGCCAGGTCAAGTGGGTATCCATGGCAAGGATCTAAAATTGAGAATGATTCAGTCAAgatttctacaagttttggATCTTTACAGTATTCCATGATGGGATGAGTGACGACTATTGACCAATACTGATTACtgataaacattacacaatgGTAGAATGGATGtaataaatgacaaataaaataatagactGCATAGCACCATGCCTGCCTGGGCAGGGAGTGGGTAGAAGTGTGGCTAGCAGCAAATCAGTTGAATGTTAATCAGATCACATAGCTTCCCTCTGAGACAGTGACTGAATATGTTCAGATTGTACTGCAtaatgtggagtgtgtggaaaGGGTGTTTCTCCACCATGGTTACCCACCTGGTCCAGCTGTTGTATCTGTCACCAGGCCACCCTAGAATTTCATACCACGGCTAAACAACACCTCAAAATGCAtgtgtgcatagaacattttcaacTTAGAATAACCTGTGTTTTCACCACTGTGTTTTGGCAGTATCCAcagaaacttgtgttacaccctgtatgtTACTCCTCACATGTTCCTCAGACACTTCACCTATCTTAAAAGtcaattttctccttttacttgTTCTTGTATAATTTGTTTCAATCCTGTACTATGCAGGTGATGCTTCTGCTTCCTCATGTAAGTCTTTCTTTGCACCAAACTGAATGAGTGTGGCTGTGCTTAATTTTTTTGGGCCACACACTCTAATATTGTGGAAGACAGAATAGTAGCCACAATGGGGGAAATATGAATAATCACAGATTTCACTaagaaaggtggaggaagggctAGTCAGAGTAGAATCCCATGAACTTTGCACTAGAGAGTATTGTTGAGCAGTGGTTAGGTATTTCTAAACTGGCTTGGTGTAGCTCATTGAGATCCATTTTTCAAGGACAAATTTTTAAGCCACAATTATCTCTGTTAGTCAAGTCACGACCAATCTCTCTCAGTAATTGAAGTCACAGTTGCATGTACTCTTGAGCATTTTGTTCTCTCGGGGGTATTGCTTCCTTAGGTCACAAGGATGATTAGTCAGATACTTTTTTCCTCAGTAATAGTGTAGGATCCTTGCAATTATGGAAACACTCCtacaaatcccaataacttccaccataACATGTTAAGAATAATACAGATCAGTGAACAAGATAGAATTTTATGAGTGCATGCCTATGTgcatttcttctcatttattttaacaACTACAACTAATACAGATGTTGTATAGGAACTTAGTAAACACATGAACTGCATGTGTGGACTTCATGTGGGTGAAAATATTTTGAGGGTGTGTTGGAGGCAAACATAAATGAGATACTTACCTATCTGGTAATATAAAATTCACTCATAAGGAGCTAGAAAAGAAGTATGCTACATGTTTGCTTGGGAAAATTATCCAAGAAGTTTTATGTTAGTAACGGTTGtttatattttataattttagCATTTGTCATTACTTAAAGTGTGACACATTAAATATGTTACATGTGCTGTTGTATAAACCAGTAATATTTTTGTGCTGCTTAGTTGTGATTAAAAATGACTGGGGGAAACTGTGTCGTAGTAAAGTGAAATTGTAAAGTGAGATTGTCATAGCCCTACACTTTCTTGCTTGAAAATTTGACTATACATAATGTAAAGTGTTTTTATTACACAGCCACTGTGTGTGCTGTATTGCTTGAATAATCTCAAAAGCCCACTAGTCACCACTCTTTCCTTTGGTACTCTGAAGTTGAtatagatgagaaaaaaaaaaaaacaatatacgAATGACTTACCTGATAACGTATGCACGAGTTAGTATTTATAGGTGCTGGAGGACCTGGCTGTGTGGTATGGGATGTGGCTGGTGGTGCTACCACTGGTGGAATGCAGTCTGATCCTGAGTTGAAGACACAGGTGCCCAGCTGGCTGTCAAAGACTGTTCCTGGAGCACATTCAAACTTTGCTCTTCTTGTAGCATATTTACTGCCACCTACACACCTGTGTGTTAGgaaaaatttttttgtttttacttgtaTACAAGTGAGCATGTAGAATTAGATTCACTATACTCTGTATGGAGATGCATTGGTATATTTCTTGTGATTGTAACTAAAGGTAAATTCATTGCAGTAAATTATTTGGGTTATGCACATAGTCATAAATGAATGAGAACATGCCCAGTGTGCTGTAAGAAATTAATTTCTTTATaggattaattttattttttatattcatccACTGTAATACCTGCATATCTGGAAATGAATACTGTATCCTGATAAAattgaaaattaattaatcagtGAATAAACAAGTTGTAATtgaaagaaatattttgttCGTAAACAGAATGATGTGGATGTTTTAGTGATATCCAGAGTCTATCTGAGTGGGGAAAGGGAGTTGAAGGTAGCATGTGGGAATGGATGGTTGCTGGACCTGTGTGGGCAGGGTTGAATGAAAGCTATTATAATGTCTGGCTTTGGGCTCATTTTAGGACACTAACAAATCAATCTGAAGGTGGGATGAATTTGCCATgagaaaaaggggaataagttgGAGCAATTAAGGGAATGAGGTAAAAGAAACAGATGAAAGGATGTTAAGAATGAGAGAGGTTGTGAAATTAATGGATGGAGTCCTTGAATTATTCAGTGCATGTAGAGAGTGAAGGTGAGACAGTGTGaagaatggggatgataggtagcAGGGTGTGTGAattcagaagaagaaaaaagaaagtttaaatgCATTGTTATTGAAGAAATGGAGGACAATCGCTGCAGATGAGACTACGAGTACAGAACGGTTGTTAAATTTAGTATAGAGGAGAAACTTATTAAATTAGTGCACAGGATGTTGTTATGAGTTGGTAAAAGGTAGGCATGCCAGTCTACAAAGGAAAAGATGTCAGAAATCAGTGAGGGGTTATATGGAAGTATTTAAGGTTTTCAGTTATTGCTGAAAAGTTTATGGGGAAATTATGATTTTAAGCATGTATATTAGAGTATGCTTTGCGAAAAATGCTTAGTAAGTTTTAGAAAGActagtgcatatatatatatatatatatatatatatatatatatatatatatatatatatatatatatatatatatatatatatatatatatatatatatatatatatatatatatatatatatatatatatatatataatagttaGGGCTTCATTTTAAATGATGGTAGTAtgaggaaatagaaaacgaTCTTTTTGAAGGTAGACTTGTCAAAAGTATAATTTATTCGCAtaaccataagaaaaaaaaaaaaaaagtttctgaaTATCTTAACAtctttttgtattcttatcCTTTCGGAGAGGGAATGAAACTTATAATTCTCTGATCTATGGGAAacatttcatccttttttttcaattaggaTGTTATCAGTGAGGTgacatttatttcttcattttttgttgAGTGATTTACCTTACGTAGCGGAAACAGAATCGCTTAAATAATGCATCCTgccaaaaaacactaaagagaagaaaaaaggtgatTTAGGTTTTCAGAGATGTCTCTTAAAACAGTTCaggtagtagaaaaaaaaaaaaaagacgaacaggtagagagttccagagtttaccagtaaaatagatggatgagtggaaATAACAGTTTACATCTGCACTAGtgatgtggacagaatagggagaGAATACGTAATTATAGCAGCAAACACTCACATATAGAAAGAAGTACAGGTGGGGCCGGGCACCCTGTCACCCGGGGCACACTTCTGCAGGCCGTTGGTTGCGGGTGGCAGGGCGTTGGTGGGTGGCGCTGGTGCAGGGGGAGCGGGAGCAGTGATGCTGGGAAAGCCTGGCACCTGGTAAGTTCTTGGTGGTCCTGTTAGGGTGTGGGTGATGCTTGGTCATCGTGCTGGTAATAGCTAATTTGCACACATTTGTAACGGGACTTGGATGCTGACGGAGCAGTTTATCTTTGTTTAATGGCATTTTTAAACTGATTTGTTTGAATTAATGATTTTCTATTATGGAATCTGCCTTTTTTATAGCTATGTCTGCTACTAGTGTGAGTGCGGTGTGTATATTTGCCCAACGTGTTCACAGTAACGTTGTGCCTCTCttaatatgatgatgattaccTATTTTGATATATAGGCTTAGTATATTTAGGAACAGTATACAGTATTTCGCAGGAACCCAAACtcatcctgtatttttttttttagttagaggagaggagtcgatgagacgaaaagcttttgattccaccctgtctagaagagcagtatgagtggaacccctccagacatgtgaagcatactccatacatggacggataagccccttgtacagagttagcagctggatgggtgagaaaaactggcggagacgtctcagaacacctaacttcatagaagctgttttagctagaggtgagatgtgaagtttccagttcagattataagtaaaggacagaccgaggatgttcaatgtagaagagggggacagttgagtgtcattgaagaagaggggatggttgtctggaaggttgtgtcgagttgatagatggaggaattgagtttttgaggcattgaacaataccaagtttgctctgccccaatcagaaattttagaaagatcagaagtcaagcgttctgtggcttccctgcgtgatatgtttacctcctgaagggttggacgtctatgaaaagacgtgaaaaagtgcagggtggtatcatcagcataggagtggataggacaagaagtttggtttagaagatcattaatgaataataagaattaagtgggtgacaggacagagccctgaggaacaccactgttaatagatttaggagaagaacagtgaccgtctaccacagcagcaatagaacggtcagaaaggaaacttgagatgaagttatagagagaaggatagaaaccgtaggagggtagtttggaaatcaaagctttgtgccagactctatcaaaagcttttgatatgtccaaggcaacagcaaaagtttcaccaaaatctctaaaagaggatgaccaagactcagtaaggaaagccagaatatcaccagtagagcggccttgacggaaaccataatggcgatcagatagaaggttgtgaagtgatagatgtttaagaatcttcctgttgaggatagattcaaaaactttagataggcaggaaattaaagcaataggacggtagtctgagggattagaacggtcaccctttttaggaacaggttgaatgttggcaaacttccagcaagagggAAAGGTAGCTTTTGTGTGTATGGTATGATATGATCCATTAAGATGCAACACATGAATGATTATGAGTTAATGATTACTGCAGTGTATTTTCCCACAGTATTAGAACCCTTTATGCTGATCAGTTGGTTAGGGTTTGAGGCGCCGCAACAAGTGGATCATGAGGTGCCTTGCCACGAAAGGGTAGCAGCTGCTGTGAAGGTTATTATGTTATGTACCACTCCAGTATTTCCTAGTCATGAGTTTCGCAAGTCACTGTACGTACACCATTGCAGCATAAATAGTATTGGGacagcttgtttttttttagaggcAGTATAATAATTATGATTATGAACTTGCACTTAACCATCTTATTAAGCTTGAAGAGAAGCCACAACACAGAGGTTAAGGAAGAGAGGACTTACCGATCTgagcgaggcaggaaggcacCCACAGCAAGAGAACCAGCGGCTTATGTGTCACCTGTGTAAGAAACAGTATTAAGCTTATGATTTAGTGAACTCTGCctcattgtgtttgtgtgtgtgtgtgtgtgttacacttAACACTGCACATCCTAAGGGTGGGTATTTTCACCAGTGTCTGATTTTAACTGTTATCTATTGGGCATCCATCTTGGTGTGGCGCGGAAACAAGAATCGCTCAGTGTTTCATGCAGTTATCCATCCGATTTTTTAATAGCCTTCGTAAAAGTTCACGTATCTGATGCTGGTGTAGAAATGCCCATTCTGTCTTACTGGGGTGTTCTTTTAGGGTTTGCATGGGcaagttattatttatttatttattattatttttttttcagtgatagACATATTTTCATACATTCCTTTTCTGGTATCTGTTTCCTACCTGCAtggtgtggtggcggcggtatCGATCGTGTCACGgttggttgttgtggtggtggtggtggcagtggttgtggtggtggtgtgtcccAGGTCAGAGTCAGCACACCAGTGGGAGGGGCTGAAGGTGTTGTCCTGCTTTTATACCCTCACACAGGACAGGTCCACCTCGGCTCAGTGCGGGGCACATGGTCACTGGCTGGAGAGTTCAGGTGTCCCCTGCATTTTTACCTTACATAGCTATCCATTGTAGCATCAACTTTGCTGTTGTCGTGATGTGTGATTGTGTCGTTGATTTCTCGTggaaaagataagaggaggtGATGTAACGTTCATTGGCAGCCGACGCCCCTTGTCCTGGCTGGCAGGTGGCCTGTGCTCCTGTCCGTTCCGCTCTTTATGCCATTAGTCAGGACAGTTTCGTTTCTTCGTATATTGACGCCGTaagtgcttatatatatatatatatatatatatatatatatatatatatatatatatatatatatatatatatatatatatatatatatatatatatatagacacacacacacacacacacacacacacacacttcatgaaTCCCCATAAGGGTGTGGCTGCGACAGAAGTTTCCATTTATACTTATCTTTACATTCCCTTGCATACTTCAGTCCCCTCgttcttctcctattcctttctctcacacctTCCAGCACTCTCACCTCGCCTTTCACTGGAGATCGTCCGCTTGCCACCAACGAATGCACAATACAGTTTAATGGTGATTGTTCGGGACCAgcattttttccttatattttcaaGTGCTTCAAATTCATGAGGGAGGTGAGACATCCAAAGTTATATGAAGGCTGCACCTACGTGTTCTCGTCTTCTGAGAGGCTCGAGTACATCAAACTGGACTTTCTTTGTTATGTAAAAGGTTGATATTACAATGTGTCACAGTTTTCACGGATGAAGAAGTCCAAGAGATAAGCTGTACAAACAGCAAACACTGCAGGCAATCAGGCGGCAGCGACACTAGTGGTACCGccgccactctccctccccgccgcccTCAGCAACTCTGGCTCTTGTtccaaaataatagaaatattcATTTGAATATGATGATGAGGCATGTTTTGTGAGTAGAGTTATTTGAATTTATTTATAGTTTGT from the Scylla paramamosain isolate STU-SP2022 chromosome 17, ASM3559412v1, whole genome shotgun sequence genome contains:
- the LOC135108309 gene encoding probable endochitinase; the encoded protein is MQVTHKPLVLLLWVPSCLAQIGPPRTYQVPGFPSITAPAPPAPAPPTNALPPATNGLQKCAPGDRVPGPTCTSFYMCVGGSKYATRRAKFECAPGTVFDSQLGTCVFNSGSDCIPPVVAPPATSHTTQPGPPAPINTNSCIRYQLDPTTVFDCLEEGFFPYASDCVRFYKCVVTMGCTIKGFLFSCPSGYLYDNQQKKCEKEAIIGPCDRLSDAVVQTHEIRPVVEIKPEKLDQFFESDIYWDLMPFLPNEPQRLVPVLPSTFSRAPHQEDRPFA